The Vicinamibacterales bacterium sequence CCTTGACTTAATGCGGCGTATCAGGGAAGCTTTGAGTTTTGGCTCGTTTGAAAAGCTCCGCCAGGAGTTTCATCTAACCTTCTCCCGACGATGAACGATTTTTTCGCGATGGCGTCACCGGGCCTGGGCACCGGCGGATTGTGGCAATTCCTGCCCTTCGCCCTGATCCTCGGCATCTTCTATTTCCTGATCCTCCAGCCCATGAGGACTCGGCAGAAGAAGGTGCAGGAGTTCCAGAGCAGCCTCAGCGTTGGCGACCGCATCGTCACGACGAGCGGGCTGTATGGGCAGGTCACGAAACTCAACGAGAAAACGGTCCAGCTCCAGATTGCCGACAAGGTGCGCGTCGAGATCGCGCGCGCCGCCATCGGCGGCCGCCAGGGCGAGGAGCCGATCGTCGAAAGCCAGAACTAGCCATGTACAAGAATCTCCGCTGGAAGCTCCTCTCGATTGCCGCCGTCTTCGTCGTGTTCTTCGCGGTCGGCGTCTACCCGATGCTCGGCGCGCACTTCCACCTGCCCGTGCCGGAAGCGCTCCAGTCCCGGGCCCTCAAGCTCGGTCTCGACCTCAAGGGCGGCGTCGAGCTGCGCATGCGCGTCAACACCGACGACGCGCTGAAGACGACCACCACGTCGACGGCCGAGGCGCTCCGCGCGTCGCTGGCCACCTCGAACATCACGCCGATGATCAATGTGACCTCGCCGATGACGTTCCGCGTCGAAGGGGTGCCCCAGGACCGGGACTCGCAGTTCCGCACGGCGTCCGACGAGGTGACCGCCACCGACTACGACCGCAATCCGCTGCCGGCCGGCACCTACGAGTTCAAGATGAAGCCGAACATCGAGCGCGATCAGCGCGAACAGGCCGTGGATCAGACGATGCAGACGATCGACCGGCGGGTCAACGAGCTCGGCGTCGTCGAGCCCAGCATCGCGCGCCAGTCGAACAACGAGGAGCTGCTGATCCAGCTGCCCGGCGTCAGCGACGTGGCCCACGCGAAGGAGATCATCGGCAAGACCGCGCAGCTCGAGTTCAAGCTGGTCGAGGCCGGGCCAGCCTCCAAAGAGGATCTTCTGAAGCAGTACAACGGCAACCTGCCGGGCGACCTCGAGATTCTGCCGGGTTCGGGCGGCGACGCGACCGGCGCGTTCTACGTCGTGAAGAAGATTGCGCCGGTCACCGGTTCCGACCTGCGCGTGGCCAAGCCCGGGCTCGACGAGAACAACCAGCCTGCCGTCCACTTCGAGCTGAAGCCCGCGGGCGCGCCGAAATTCGGGAAGCTCTCCGGCGAGAACATCGGCCGCTACCTGGCGATCGCGCTGGACAACAAGATCATCTCGGCGCCCCGGCTCGACGGGCGGATCACCGACCAGGGGCGGATCAGCGGCGGCTTCACCGCGGAGA is a genomic window containing:
- the yajC gene encoding preprotein translocase subunit YajC encodes the protein MNDFFAMASPGLGTGGLWQFLPFALILGIFYFLILQPMRTRQKKVQEFQSSLSVGDRIVTTSGLYGQVTKLNEKTVQLQIADKVRVEIARAAIGGRQGEEPIVESQN
- the secD gene encoding protein translocase subunit SecD, encoding MYKNLRWKLLSIAAVFVVFFAVGVYPMLGAHFHLPVPEALQSRALKLGLDLKGGVELRMRVNTDDALKTTTTSTAEALRASLATSNITPMINVTSPMTFRVEGVPQDRDSQFRTASDEVTATDYDRNPLPAGTYEFKMKPNIERDQREQAVDQTMQTIDRRVNELGVVEPSIARQSNNEELLIQLPGVSDVAHAKEIIGKTAQLEFKLVEAGPASKEDLLKQYNGNLPGDLEILPGSGGDATGAFYVVKKIAPVTGSDLRVAKPGLDENNQPAVHFELKPAGAPKFGKLSGENIGRYLAIALDNKIISAPRLDGRITDQGRISGGFTAESANDLALTLRSGALPASLTSLEENVVGPSLGADSIRAGVLASLVGLMLILGFMLVYYKLSGINAAVALIFNLVILLGLMAYLGATMTLPGIAGFVLTMGVGVDSNVLIFERIKEEIAAQRGVRAAINAGFSRVLMTLLDTHVASLIAAAFLFQFGTGPIRGFATTLSIGLFVNLFTSIFVSKTLYDFELSRRQVPALSI